The DNA region TTTTGTATCCAGATCAAAATCTGATGCATCGAATAACTTGACTTCAGACTTAATGGCAAAATTCATAGGCTTTTTCATGTACAGCGTTAGATCCTCTCTGTTTGTACTCACGTCCAAACTAGTAACATCCTTAACGCACATTGTTCCCTCAGGTGCGCCGGTAAACCCAGAGACAGAAGCTTGCGGCTCCTCTTTGACGATGGTGGCACTTTTTGATGTCTTTTTAGAAGTTGACGAAAGTTTGGTAAGGGTCATAAATTCCTGGTAACGCTTTCCCTTGCATGCACGCGATGTCTTCTTAGTGAAGTCGTCGTCATAATATTCGTAATGCATCGAATCGAAAGCTCTCTTAAACCGTTTACTATCATAGGCACTCATTTCACGACTGGTATCATTCGGACGTTTGGAATAAAAATGGTTCTTCATGTTTAAACAAGGCTCAGTCAACTGCTTAGACTCAGGTGACAATGTTTCGAACAGAGAGTTTTGAGTGTCAGATTTACTTTGGTTAAGAACACCactagaaaaatctaaaaaaaaaacaagttagtTAAGCCAAGTCTCTTCAGGATGGCTCCAATCATTTGTACCACTTTGGTTTGCCTTCATCTCGTACGAGTCTATCATCAAACTGTTGAGGCCTCCCATTTGTGCTTCGTCAGCTAGCTTAAAAACACCCATCTGTGGTTCCTTTTTCTTTGCAACAGGCATGGCTTGCAACTCACTGTCCGGATTTATAAGCTGTTCCAAATTACAGGCATGGTGCGTGACTTTATCGCCGCTGTCCTGGAGCTCCACTGTTTTCGGTTCATCTAGTTCATACAGAAGGCCATTTTCTACCATGTTGCTAGATGTAGGTTCGGGCTGAACTATCCGTGCACCAAAACTTGGTGGCCGCAATGGTGGGGCTGGTAATTTATACCACTTGAAATCGGGATGAGCAGTGAAGAAAGCATCTTTGTACTGTAAATAATCGAGATTTAGTCACAAGGCACAAATTAAAAACACCAATGAAAATAACTCACTTGCTTTGCGAGATTCGTATAGTTTGATTTCTGTTCCTTATCTAAATTTGCCCACCAATCACCAAGTATTTTAGTTATggacctgaaaaaaaaaacaaaactgcaaTTCAATAAAGTTTCAAAGGTTGCAGTCTAACCTATTTTCCAAGTTTGGATGTCTGTCTCTAACGATGGTACGATGGCGTTTGCAGAATATCAAGAAAGCATTCATCGGTCGCCTCGCATGATGATCTGGAGTAGCAGTGCTCAATGCTGGCGGAAAATCGTCCGGTTTAGCAGCAAGGCTCTCATTTTCACACGCAACAGCGCTGTCAGTGTCTTCAGGGAAATGATCCTCGTCGTTTGATGGATCATTTGCAATCTCCGATTTTACGTCCTCATTACTGTGGCATGACTTGGAATAGTTGTGGTGTTGGTTTTGTAGGTCATTGCTACTGTTGCCGGAAACACTCCAGCCCTGGTCTTTGTTGGTAGTCATAGGATTTAAGCTAATGTCTTTGGAACCACAAACTCTTTGGTTGCATCGCGTTTATCTTTCTTAGCATACAAATTGAACATAGTTATGCTTTTCTGCAATGTGAAACCATAGGATGCTGCATTTTTGGTTTGTTGACTATTCACACTGTAATTGTGGTTAACCGTTGCAGTATTGTTATTTACGTAACTCTTAACATTATTATTGCCATTCATTCCTGACTGCTGGTTGGGAGACCCAGCACTATTCCCCTTCACATCGGAATTATGTTGATCAGACTGATTGCAGGTACTGTTCATCATTTTGCTTATTTCTGTGTTAGGGTTTTTGTTAGAGAAGCTCTCAGGAGCGTAGAAGGTACTTAATAAAATCGTTAAAGATGTCTATTTTTTCTCAAGTGCTTATGGAGGCATTCTTATTTGCACTTTATGTCGAGTCAACAAGGCCAATTCGTGAATAAATTCATCACATCAATTCAatgctgaaataaaaaaaaaatgaaccacATTGTTAATATTTCTGACTAAGCATGAGCTACATAAAAGTTGCAATCTTTATTGGAATCCTTAATTAATTGAGTAACAAATCTAGAGCAACATATGGAAATCCCGCACATCTTgacaaatttcgaaataataaATAACACATGAGCAAAACACACTATTAAAAGTAGCTTAAAAGGCCAGCTTGTATTGTACAAACAAATTTGAGCCTGAGAAAAGCCTaagaatttgttttgttttgtttggaggCAAAAGCCCATTTGAGTGGATCGCCTACCGATGGGTCCTTCTCAAATAGGCAcaaaacctgttttttttattgtcaacaGATTTACAGTCCAAATGATAATGTTCCGGTTGACCATCCCTATTCCCCCAACTGGCAATGCACACCCCTGTGCATTTGACAGTTCCCGGCGCGCGCCGTGACAGCAGTTAAGTCGCAATCAAACACACGAAGAAGTCGGACGTAAATAAAGCGAGCTTAGTTTTAATTTATCCGGCGTGTCTTTTTCTCGGTTCTGCCTCGTCGGACCAGTCCAAGGTCCACCAAAACATGGTCCTTCGGAGTCCGGATAGTTTTTGTCGCGAATCGGTGGACATGGAAAAACTGGTCCAAATTCGGAACGCAAACCTGGTGCGAGTGAGAGGGGAGTTGGCGGCAGCTGAGAACCTGGCCGGGCGGAAAGCGACCGTTGGCGAGGCCCAGGATCGGCTCAACCTTCTCCGGGAGCTTGCTGGAAACTTCCGGCGAACGCAGACGGCCATCGAGGAGGTGGAGGAGAACCCGGAAGCGCTGCACGACTATCGGGAAGAGTTCAACGAGTCCTACTACAGCGCGATGAACATCCTTGAGGAATACGTTACGGCCAACAAACCGGCAAAATCGGGTTTCCGGACAGACGAAAACAAACCCATTGACAACGAACGCGACATCCGAGATGCGATGCAGTTGTTTCTCGAGACGCAACGCGCCACGATGATTCTTTATTGGGCCTGATTTGGAGGAAATGCTCGACCAAGCTAAGCGGTTGCTGTCATCGGGGGACGCCAAGGAGGAACCGgcctacaacaacaacaaaccggAGACGCTTCGGGGAATCGATGGTAATCTTCCCCAAGCGCGGATTCACGACGATTTGGATTTTTAAGCATCATTGCTCACTTTTGGGGATCAGGAGGAGGTTCCGAAGCCGCAGCAGCTTACTCCTGGTCAGACAGCCACAGTGCTCACACGGGACAAGGATGGACGCTTCATCGTGCGACTTCCGGTCGACGATTCGAAGTCAACTGCAACAGTGACCAACAACACGGATAGCCAGGAACCAACGAACACAAACGGGATAGCAACGGACGTGGAGGTAACGTTTGCGGCAGGAAAACTTCTCTGCCGGCTCAGGTCGGTCGACGCGATGGACCGGAACCGCGTTCCTGCCGGGATTCGGGAAACTGAGCTACAAGCAAAGAAGGCGAAGTGGCAGGTCGGTGTAAATCCGATACACACCTGTTTCTCATTGTCGAAGCGGATCACATCCATCAGAAAACCTGCCACGATTCACATCCCGCTGAGGCGGCAGAACAAGTGGCACCTAATGCACAGCCCAACAAGCGAGATTTGGAGTCGAAGCGTTAAGGAGGTTCAGGTTGGCGAACCGCGGAGTCAGATAAGCTACGATGATGAAGGAGTAAGCGGAAACGACGGGAGACGACCGGATGGCGACACTGGGGAGAGCAGGGGCGAATTACGTGCGAAAGTTTTGAAGGGTCTGCGTGCGGACATTGGGTTGAGGCACTCGTGCCTCAAGGCGGGGGAGTATGTTTCGGTTGACCATCCCTATTCCCCCAAATGGCAATGCACACCCCTGTGCATTTGACAGTTCCCGGCGCGAGCCGTGACAGCAGTTAAGTCGCAATCAAACACACGAAGAAGTCGGACGTAAATAAAGCGAGCTTAGTTTTAATTTAGCTGGCGTGTCTTTTTCTCGGTTCTGCCTCGTCGGACCAGTCCAAGGTCCACCAAAACAGACAAAAAGGCTTTTTACATAATTACTCAAACTAACCTATTGGGCTAACGAAAATTACatacaatataaataaataaataaattgatgcgATTGTAAAAACAATGCCATTGTACTATTCATGTAACTTATGTACTCCAAGCCATGAAATACATGCTCTGATACAAGAATGGACACTCGTATGAACGAAATTCAGTCTACAACACATTTATAATCGGTCGTATttatgactcgtgctgaaaaaatctctttttgcaactagttgcataaactactattcgttgtcatatttttgattgtcgagctttagtatgactctttaaagtgatttgaaatcacagaaaaaaattgaattttggaatgttgaaaatttggtacactgaaaatatgccacactttttattcaagtgcccaaacacttgaatgattgaataaagtcacatcgtagatctaattggtttgtgtttcaacatcaatccaaaccactatcaaatgcaagtgtttgggcggttgactttttggtattttttaacatgttattttcattcgggtggctcaagcttttcaattgttttgctcatgaatttgtcccaccttcttgaactattcaaagtgatgagcaaaacacttgaaaatgatcttaagatctacccaaaacaggcactattcaaagtcaacgtgattatccacatgaatttaatgtgtttcactgattgatttttgcgcgactttcatcgaaggctagaagcgaggcaagaatcaatagcacaaaaaacactcccatcttcaactggccggccggcgcagtggtagcgtgcacgactagcaagcgagaacctgtaaatcgcttgacgtactttttttttcaacaccatttaaaattcaagtgtttggctattgacattatttcatggccaatcaccgaaatttcaagtgttttgcgattgatatttgagtgctctgtacagcagggccagatcatgtgtagaacacttcgttgagctgtgtaagttttgctcagtgtaggttgaatgttacctcttttttgagtaaaactacagtcgatcttctcgatatcaataattctccatctatcgatgaattcttcagtcccttcaatctgcatacttcaatcatcttcattcctcgatattttcccttgcttgaaggatctcttcctcgacggtcccttggattctgtttacaaatctcttccggttgtcaataatttcactttcccatggcttgcatagacatttttcttggcgaaacgaagctttgaaggatgtttgacattagtttgtttttgtttgctggacgttgccatgattctctcccatagctgggtatcaagaaaaaatattttcaatcgagtcttcattttgcatcgttctgtaaactgaacttcctcgacggtcccttggatattgacaaccagagagtcgactgtactttaaaaatgtgaacctgatgaatattcatcaaaaactgatgaaaattcatcattttttggggtaaaattaatattttttttacagaaaatctgtcaccattcccggatggatattaccatcattttttttttctgtgatcttaaaatccaagatggcgaacaaaattgccaaacacacccaaaggaaaaaaatatatcaaaatctgcaacagtggatttgctgcagaaaatgttactttttataacattttttgcagcaagcccgtacgACTCAGTCaccagccagcgacaagttaagacgtgttttgctcgtgttgtcatctcgcgcgcttggaagtttttgacagatggaggtggaggaatcctccgaggaggaagattttcgtcccgtccgtgggaatcggaagcggaagaagtaaAGCGAGGTCACTGtaatcggcatcgaaggagaaaaagttaagaagaccctgctcaacaataacaagttcagcccgctagcggataacaaaaacaacaacaatgccagcccagcaggaggaggggacgccccggcggttccaccacccggccagtcggcaggtaaacaaaagcaaccacctttggtggtgaagaacaccacggctttttacaagctcgtggcgatagtggaaagttgtaaatttggtttcaaaccgatttacaaactaacccgatttggaaccaaggtgacctgcttctctgtcaaagattttgacaagttgcaagagttactcaagaagaagaaagtggaattctacacccacgatcggcggagcgaacgaaatcatcgggtggttcttcgtggtttacctgatgaactgaaaccggacgaggtcaagtacctgctgaagagggatctcaagctggacgcgctggaggtgcatgtcatcaagcggaaggaaaagtccaccgtggacgaaactccgtacattgtggtcttccccaagggatacaccaatctgaagaagctctctgcaatgaaagttgtggcaagcactatcatccggtgggaggcctaccggaacaagcggccgaacgtgacccagtgcaggaactgcttgcagctgggtcatggaaccaggaactgtcacctgaaagaGAGCtgcacaagacggacgagtgcaaagtccaagaagccgagccgaagcggtgtgccaactgctctggagcccacgaagccacggaccgcagctgccctaagcgtgcggacttcatccgtaggcgccagcaggcgtcgaaaccgaaaccgccggcaaggaaggcggagaagcagagtccagcagttccggcgttcacgccggtgGAGTTCCCTCCGTTGCCGGGTGCAGTCCCGGACGGAAAATCGAAGAATCGCCCTCGCCCCGCAGGAAGAAGCCAAGGAAGCAgtggctcccgagacggtggagccacgaaaGAGGAAGCCGGAGAGGTGCTCTatagttcggctgagctgtggggcattttctccgagtacatcggcagattCAAAATCTTACAGgaccgcttggaccaagtaaccctcgtcagttacataatctccaagtatggagtgtaatgagtttttttatttttattttatattttgattggaaactgatcctcggtcctaacctggtcgtagcaccttaaaggacctaataaaatatcttatgaataaaaaaacattttttgcagcaagcccgtggATCATTTTTGTTcgtgtgtaaacatgtcagcgatctgcagttctcaccaacacatataatgctggcgcaAAACttcaaagagaagaatatgttggtgctcctTCCTTCTTAATTCAtctagcgtccatggcgcggtggtggCGTGTCGGATCATCAACCAAGAAGTTGATGGTCAATAgagatttttttgcaatataatcagccgtcggtaatgtcgataattgtcggtaacgggcaaaaatatCATACctctatatcgcaaaaaaatgcatgaggacagatttcatgcagatattgatatactttcatgccgccatgcatcacaatcatgcaaccgccgtttgggtgcatgttttgtaatttaataagcaatcaacCAATATGACTAATATGGGCTCgcaaaactcgaatttgatgttaaaagtaagaaaaagaaaaaatacgaaaaaaaaccgtgtttcgtttatccgaagttccatacaaaccttcggatattcGAGTCTTGTCGAGTGTTTGTTCATCAGTACTGTCCATAACTATTCTATTTTCTAAACTGAAtacacgattaaaaaaaaataataaaagtaccaaaattAACATTATGTTCTTAAGCAAATGCTTAGAAAAATTGGGgaagaaaattcaaagatttttttaaaactaagtaAAATTTGCTAATATCTTGCTTCAAAATTcttgggtatttttttttttatatttgtatttataCACATTTTCAGCACACTGA from Culex quinquefasciatus strain JHB chromosome 3, VPISU_Cqui_1.0_pri_paternal, whole genome shotgun sequence includes:
- the LOC6037972 gene encoding LOW QUALITY PROTEIN: uncharacterized protein LOC6037972 (The sequence of the model RefSeq protein was modified relative to this genomic sequence to represent the inferred CDS: deleted 2 bases in 1 codon) → MMNSTCNQSDQHNSDVKGNSAGSPNQQSGMNGNNNVKSYVNNNTATVNHNYSVNSQQTKNAASYGFTLQKSITMFNLYAKKDKRDATKEFVVKDISLNPMTTNKDQGWSVSGNSSNDLQNQHHNYSKSCHSNEDVKSEIANDPSNDEDHFPEDTDSAVACENESLAAKPDDFPPALSTATPDHHARRPMNAFLIFCKRHRTIVRDRHPNLENRSITKILGDWWANLDKEQKSNYTNLAKQYKDAFFTAHPDFKWYKLPAPPLRPPSFGARIVQPEPTSSNMVENGLLYELDEPKTVELQDSGDKVTHHACNLEQLINPDSELQAMPVAKKKEPQMGVFKLADEAQMGGLNSLMIDSYEMKANQSDFSSGVLNQSKSDTQNSLFETLSPESKQLTEPCLNMKNHFYSKRPNDTSREMSAYDSKRFKRAFDSMHYEYYDDDFTKKTSRACKGKRYQEFMTLTKLSSTSKKTSKSATIVKEEPQASVSGFTGAPEGTMCVKDVTSLDVSTNREDLTLYMKKPMNFAIKSEVKLFDASDFDLDTKINELPCLNLDDYLAKKKDTKKKKKIKGKFKPIIKPRVAIAPEQKEKIVGSRKRKARKESITRRDVSSSSMAETLPVPEADALFALATLAEVAANENHIDDSNTV